One genomic window of Microbacterium sp. BH-3-3-3 includes the following:
- a CDS encoding ATP-binding protein, which yields MDPLITDHHLDVDALGVTVRIDVEALAPDDRTVLREIWSDARSTGAPTAPVERVTPQLTEPPDLAFADLSTRVTLAALAARRGALWMVHAGAIADRDGRVVLFAGPSGMGKTTLMTRLARTYSYVTDESVGIAPDLSVLPYRKPLSIITPRGLTKTQRSPTSLGLGRLPFHPLRLHAVVVLDRRHDAHPGIEILDDAEALSALAPQSSYLAEIPHPLTTVRAHLAAVGGAMRMSYRDGAEVENLVHDLFAPRPPRPAPTRGAGVTNLPAAPAATDVYTRTSVIDAVELDDGRMLILRTGDNESTLYVLDGIGPALWRAAENADLETLTEVARRSHADAAVADARAAVSIAIEQMRLAGLVTGPTISLDG from the coding sequence ATGGACCCGCTGATCACCGACCACCATCTCGACGTCGACGCCCTCGGGGTGACCGTGCGTATCGACGTGGAGGCCCTCGCACCCGACGACCGTACGGTGCTCCGCGAGATCTGGTCGGACGCCCGGTCCACCGGCGCGCCGACCGCGCCCGTGGAGCGGGTGACCCCGCAGCTCACCGAGCCGCCCGACCTGGCATTCGCCGACCTGTCGACGCGAGTGACGCTCGCGGCCCTCGCCGCTCGGCGCGGTGCGCTGTGGATGGTGCACGCGGGTGCGATCGCCGACCGCGACGGACGGGTTGTCTTGTTCGCCGGACCGTCGGGAATGGGTAAGACGACGCTGATGACGCGATTGGCGCGTACCTATTCCTACGTGACCGATGAGAGCGTGGGGATCGCTCCCGACCTCTCGGTTTTGCCGTACCGCAAGCCGCTCTCGATCATCACGCCCCGAGGGCTCACCAAGACGCAACGCTCCCCTACGTCGCTCGGGCTCGGGCGCCTGCCCTTTCACCCGTTACGACTGCACGCGGTGGTGGTGCTCGATCGGCGCCACGACGCACATCCCGGCATCGAGATCCTCGACGACGCCGAGGCGCTCAGCGCCCTCGCACCTCAAAGCAGCTACCTCGCTGAGATCCCCCATCCTCTGACGACGGTGCGTGCTCATCTGGCCGCCGTCGGCGGCGCCATGCGGATGAGCTACCGCGACGGTGCCGAGGTGGAAAACCTCGTTCACGACCTGTTCGCCCCAAGGCCCCCGCGCCCCGCACCGACGAGAGGAGCGGGCGTGACGAACCTTCCCGCCGCGCCCGCGGCCACCGACGTGTATACGCGCACGTCGGTCATCGATGCCGTGGAACTCGACGACGGCCGCATGCTCATCCTGCGTACGGGCGACAACGAGAGCACGCTGTACGTTCTCGACGGTATCGGCCCCGCCCTGTGGCGCGCGGCCGAGAACGCGGACCTCGAGACGTTGACCGAGGTCGCCCGCCGGTCACACGCGGACGCCGCCGTCGCCGACGCGCGCGCGGCGGTCTCGATCGCGATCGAACAGATGCGTCTCGCCGGCCTTGTCACCGGGCCGACCATCTCTCTCGACGGGTGA
- a CDS encoding DUF2993 domain-containing protein, producing the protein MTDATTPRRRPRRRIAVIVVVIVLLVAAVVAAEFIARSVVTGTVRSLVVENVGLPDDQDVDVQVAGLVLPQVIGGRLDDVTVASDDVELGPLAGDVFVELRGVPVSGDSAADGGVASVRLDQDQLRSLLGQIPDIPVGTVTVAAPDVTFETSLSLFGIAIPVGVAVTPGAADGDLTLTPASFAVAGNALDADTLRGQFGGVADGLLQTSTLCIADRLPAGLALTSATVQGQDLVATFDIAGGILNDAALQNDGTCG; encoded by the coding sequence ATGACGGATGCCACGACGCCCCGCCGTCGGCCCCGTCGCCGGATCGCGGTGATCGTGGTGGTCATCGTGCTGCTGGTGGCGGCCGTGGTCGCAGCGGAGTTCATCGCGCGCTCGGTCGTGACCGGGACGGTGCGCTCGCTCGTGGTCGAGAACGTCGGTCTCCCCGACGACCAAGACGTCGATGTGCAGGTCGCAGGTCTCGTCCTCCCGCAGGTGATCGGCGGCCGTCTCGACGACGTCACCGTCGCCTCGGACGACGTCGAGCTCGGTCCGCTCGCCGGCGACGTGTTCGTCGAACTGCGAGGCGTTCCGGTGTCGGGCGATTCCGCCGCGGACGGCGGAGTGGCATCTGTCCGGCTCGATCAGGATCAGCTGCGGTCTCTGCTCGGTCAGATACCCGACATCCCCGTGGGGACGGTGACCGTCGCCGCTCCCGACGTCACCTTCGAGACGTCGCTGTCGCTGTTCGGGATCGCGATCCCCGTCGGCGTCGCCGTGACTCCCGGTGCCGCCGACGGCGACCTCACCCTCACGCCCGCGTCGTTCGCGGTGGCGGGCAACGCGCTGGATGCCGACACGCTCCGCGGCCAGTTCGGGGGCGTCGCTGACGGGTTGCTCCAGACATCGACCCTCTGCATCGCGGACCGTCTGCCCGCGGGGCTCGCCCTCACGTCGGCGACGGTGCAGGGACAAGATCTGGTCGCCACTTTCGACATCGCGGGCGGCATTCTCAACGACGCGGCTCTGCAGAACGACGGCACCTGCGGCTGA
- the argS gene encoding arginine--tRNA ligase, with amino-acid sequence MDPAALSAALLAVIAPLAEARREGSSAGITAADLPLERPKNRDHGDWASNAAMKLSKVVGANPREFAADIAAGLEAVDGIASVEVAGPGFINIRLDAAAAGALAKTIVDQGAAFGTNDSRADEIINLEFVSANPTGPIHLGGTRWAAAGDALARMLSAQGAQVTREYYFNDHGAQIDRFARSLVAAHQGDPTPEDGYGGAYIGDIAQRVVEAYDGDIDALDAEAKQEAFRELGVNLMFGEIKQSLHEFGVDFDVYFHENDLHDSGAVERAVARLRELGHIFEADGATWLRSTEFGDDKDRVIIKSDGQPAYISGDLAYYLDKRERGFNRCIIMLGADHHGYVQRLMAMCAAFGDEPNVNLQVLIGQMVNLVRDGQPMRMSKRAGTVVTLEDLVEIVGVDAARYALTRSSADSNLDIDLDVLQKRTNDNPVFYVQYAHARTHNVARNAAASGVDRSEFAPELLDHETESALLGALQEFPRIVSFAAEVREPHRVARYLEELAGLYHRWYDNCRVIPLGDAPVESVHRTRLWLNDATGQVLRNGLTLLGVSAPERM; translated from the coding sequence ATGGATCCCGCTGCCCTCTCCGCTGCCCTGCTCGCCGTCATCGCCCCGCTCGCGGAGGCGCGACGAGAGGGCTCTTCGGCGGGGATCACGGCCGCCGACCTTCCGCTCGAGCGCCCGAAGAACCGTGACCACGGCGACTGGGCCTCCAACGCCGCGATGAAGCTGTCGAAGGTCGTCGGCGCCAACCCACGGGAGTTCGCCGCCGACATCGCCGCGGGTCTCGAGGCCGTCGACGGCATCGCCAGCGTCGAGGTCGCTGGTCCCGGCTTCATCAACATCCGCCTCGACGCGGCTGCCGCGGGTGCGCTCGCCAAGACGATCGTCGACCAGGGCGCGGCCTTCGGGACGAACGACTCCCGCGCCGACGAGATCATCAACCTCGAGTTCGTCAGCGCCAACCCCACCGGGCCCATCCACCTCGGCGGCACGCGGTGGGCCGCCGCCGGCGACGCTCTCGCCCGCATGCTGTCGGCGCAGGGCGCCCAGGTGACGCGCGAGTACTACTTCAACGACCACGGCGCGCAGATCGACCGCTTCGCCCGCAGCCTCGTCGCCGCCCACCAGGGCGACCCGACGCCCGAAGACGGCTACGGCGGCGCCTACATCGGCGACATCGCGCAGCGCGTGGTCGAGGCGTACGACGGTGACATCGACGCCCTCGACGCCGAGGCCAAGCAAGAGGCCTTCCGCGAGCTCGGGGTCAACCTCATGTTCGGCGAGATCAAGCAGTCGCTGCACGAGTTCGGCGTCGACTTCGACGTGTACTTCCACGAGAACGACCTGCACGACTCGGGCGCCGTCGAGCGCGCGGTCGCTCGCCTGCGCGAACTCGGCCACATCTTCGAAGCCGACGGGGCGACGTGGCTGCGTTCGACCGAGTTCGGCGATGACAAAGACCGCGTCATCATCAAGTCCGACGGGCAGCCCGCCTACATCTCGGGCGATCTGGCGTACTACCTCGACAAGCGCGAGCGCGGCTTCAACCGCTGCATCATCATGCTCGGCGCCGATCACCACGGCTACGTCCAGCGCCTGATGGCGATGTGCGCGGCCTTCGGCGACGAGCCGAACGTCAACCTCCAGGTGCTCATCGGTCAGATGGTGAACCTCGTGCGCGACGGTCAGCCCATGCGCATGTCCAAGCGCGCCGGCACCGTGGTCACCCTCGAGGACCTCGTCGAGATCGTCGGGGTGGATGCCGCCCGCTACGCCCTCACGCGCAGCTCGGCCGACTCGAACCTCGACATCGACCTCGACGTGCTGCAGAAGCGCACGAACGACAACCCGGTCTTCTACGTGCAGTACGCGCACGCCCGTACGCACAACGTGGCGCGCAACGCCGCGGCATCCGGGGTCGACCGCTCCGAGTTCGCGCCCGAGCTGCTCGACCACGAGACCGAGTCGGCTCTGCTGGGCGCTCTGCAGGAGTTCCCGCGCATCGTGTCGTTCGCCGCCGAGGTGCGCGAGCCGCACCGCGTCGCGCGCTACCTCGAGGAGCTCGCGGGTCTCTATCACCGCTGGTACGACAACTGCCGTGTCATCCCGCTGGGCGACGCGCCCGTCGAGTCGGTGCACCGCACGCGCCTGTGGCTGAACGACGCCACCGGCCAGGTGCTGCGCAACGGTCTGACGCTGCTGGGCGTCAGCGCTCCGGAGCGGATGTAA
- a CDS encoding transglutaminase family protein — translation MPRRVTAELDLDLGSSVDLIFQITAAQGVPLVSETLTFSQGDRVYTPTEIVDQSGSRLHRLTGEQGPLSVRYEARANGPSQNPRTSDLETITYLRPSRYCQSDEVFAQARRQFRGLTGAELVSAVSSFVASTVTYTPGLSLGTDSAVTTLMTGQGVCRDYAHVVIALLRAMDMPARYAACYAPGLEPMDFHAVAEAYLDGAWYVIDATRLADRRSLVRIATGRDASDCAFLSFYGGYVGLDRLHVDAVLENEVPDAATPDDHEALVQIA, via the coding sequence GTGCCGCGCCGAGTGACCGCTGAACTCGACCTCGATCTGGGGTCGTCCGTCGACCTGATCTTCCAGATCACCGCCGCCCAGGGGGTGCCCCTCGTGAGCGAGACGTTGACCTTCTCGCAGGGCGATCGCGTGTACACGCCGACCGAGATCGTCGACCAGTCGGGCAGCCGCTTGCACCGTCTCACGGGGGAGCAGGGCCCGCTGTCCGTCCGGTACGAAGCGCGGGCGAACGGCCCGTCGCAGAACCCCCGCACGAGCGACCTCGAGACCATCACCTACCTGCGCCCCAGTCGGTACTGCCAGTCCGACGAGGTGTTCGCCCAGGCTCGCCGCCAGTTCCGCGGGCTCACCGGTGCGGAGTTGGTCTCGGCGGTCTCGAGCTTCGTGGCGTCCACCGTCACGTACACCCCCGGGCTGAGCCTCGGGACCGACAGCGCGGTCACCACGCTGATGACCGGCCAGGGTGTCTGCCGCGACTACGCGCACGTCGTCATCGCGCTGCTGCGGGCCATGGACATGCCCGCCCGCTACGCCGCGTGCTACGCGCCGGGACTCGAACCGATGGACTTCCACGCCGTCGCCGAGGCCTACCTCGACGGCGCCTGGTACGTGATCGACGCCACCCGCCTCGCCGACCGGCGCTCGCTCGTGCGCATCGCGACCGGACGCGACGCGTCGGACTGCGCGTTCCTGAGCTTCTACGGCGGCTATGTCGGCCTCGATCGCCTGCACGTCGACGCGGTGCTCGAGAACGAGGTCCCGGATGCCGCGACCCCCGACGACCACGAAGCCCTGGTGCAGATCGCCTGA
- a CDS encoding serine/threonine-protein kinase, whose product MTEPPPTVADDSAVGGLFDGRYRLGRVLGQGGYARVYEAVDTSLGRTVALKVIDAGSADPSDAARVRSEIRLLASLSHPSLVTLYDARLAAEPAYLSMELIAGPTLGELIARGPLPGPDVARTGREIAEALTVIHSRGIVHRDVKPSNILVRPAAHAGESPRATLADFGIASLVGATRLTRADTVIGTAAYLSPEQARGMPAAPPSDVYALGLVLLEALTGTRAFAGRTPHEALAARLVAAPEIPPSIPDRWRTVLQDMTAVDPAKRPDAAGLIAVLRPLSDLETSPAASSPRTAPLPDATAPTRILDSSASTSRRPSRRLVIVASVLAVLLAAGAVTAAVAVSSAGSSVQPELPSLPQPLDQHVDDLWKEVAP is encoded by the coding sequence ATGACCGAACCCCCTCCCACCGTCGCCGACGATTCCGCTGTCGGCGGCCTCTTCGACGGTCGGTACCGTCTGGGCCGCGTGCTCGGACAGGGTGGGTATGCCCGTGTGTACGAGGCTGTGGATACGAGTCTCGGGCGCACCGTCGCGCTGAAGGTGATCGACGCGGGCAGCGCCGACCCGTCAGACGCCGCGCGCGTGCGTTCCGAGATCCGCCTGCTCGCCTCACTGTCGCACCCGTCGCTCGTCACGCTCTACGACGCGCGTCTCGCCGCCGAACCGGCTTACCTGTCGATGGAGCTGATCGCCGGCCCGACGCTCGGCGAGCTCATCGCCCGCGGACCCCTCCCCGGCCCCGACGTCGCCCGCACGGGGCGCGAGATCGCCGAGGCGCTCACCGTCATCCATTCCCGCGGCATCGTGCACCGCGACGTCAAGCCGTCGAACATCCTCGTGCGCCCCGCCGCCCACGCGGGCGAGAGCCCCCGCGCGACCCTGGCCGACTTCGGGATCGCGTCGCTGGTGGGGGCGACGCGCCTGACACGCGCCGACACCGTCATCGGCACCGCCGCCTACCTCAGCCCCGAGCAGGCGCGGGGCATGCCGGCGGCCCCGCCCAGCGACGTGTACGCCCTCGGGCTCGTGCTGCTCGAGGCGCTGACGGGAACGCGCGCCTTCGCCGGCCGCACGCCGCACGAGGCGCTCGCCGCGCGTCTGGTCGCGGCCCCCGAGATCCCGCCGTCGATCCCCGACCGCTGGCGTACGGTGCTGCAGGACATGACGGCCGTCGACCCGGCGAAGCGACCGGATGCCGCGGGCCTCATCGCCGTGTTGCGCCCCCTGTCCGACCTCGAGACGTCGCCGGCCGCGTCCTCTCCGCGCACCGCGCCGCTGCCCGACGCGACCGCGCCCACGCGCATCCTCGACTCATCCGCCTCGACGTCTCGTCGCCCCTCGCGTCGGCTCGTGATCGTGGCGTCCGTGCTCGCGGTGCTCCTCGCCGCCGGAGCGGTGACGGCGGCCGTCGCCGTGTCGAGCGCGGGATCGAGCGTGCAGCCCGAGCTCCCGTCGCTCCCGCAGCCGCTCGACCAACACGTCGATGACCTCTGGAAGGAAGTCGCTCCATGA
- a CDS encoding DUF6458 family protein, whose amino-acid sequence MSIGAGIALFVIGAILAFAVNLPNEFVDLSMIGYIMMGAGAVVFVIGLVLLVRRRQTDTVTRTEAAGGAQVTRSTTRSSNDDLV is encoded by the coding sequence ATGAGTATCGGAGCCGGCATTGCGCTCTTCGTCATCGGCGCCATCCTCGCGTTCGCGGTGAACCTGCCGAACGAATTCGTGGACCTCAGCATGATCGGGTACATCATGATGGGCGCGGGGGCGGTCGTGTTCGTGATCGGGCTCGTGCTGCTCGTTCGCCGCCGTCAGACCGACACCGTCACCCGCACCGAGGCCGCGGGCGGCGCGCAGGTCACCCGTTCCACCACCCGCTCCTCGAACGACGACCTCGTCTGA
- a CDS encoding ATP-binding protein, with translation MSVPTTADADLDIEALGVVVRMAIAGLPPSDRDLLGEAWSGARPAHPRSPVATVAPRAHFHFDATVADLTTQVTHAALSARRGHLWMVHAGAVADDRGRVILFSGRSGMGKTTLMSRLAREYAYVSDESVGVTAEGGVVAYRKPLSIIDDVARAKRQLSPRSLGLRDLPDAPLRLHAIVALDRLSGDAPPRLVELPVDEAVAALAPQCSYLGELTAPLQTLIGHIQGTGGALGLRYREAEEVLPLVRALFDTERAALPGAIALNVPLARNNRHRTDVHPFRRTPVQDAVELDGRLALLTRAPDDQTTVHLLDGIGPTLWLAADGASFDELVTAAVETHGAPDGGDARASVRQTLDSLLDVGLLTGPRHSDDHG, from the coding sequence ATGTCCGTGCCGACCACCGCCGACGCCGATCTCGACATCGAGGCACTCGGGGTCGTCGTGCGCATGGCGATCGCAGGGCTCCCCCCGTCCGACCGCGATCTGCTGGGCGAGGCCTGGTCGGGCGCTCGCCCGGCGCATCCGCGGTCGCCCGTCGCCACGGTGGCTCCCCGGGCGCATTTCCACTTCGACGCGACCGTCGCCGATCTGACGACCCAGGTGACCCACGCCGCGCTCTCTGCCCGACGCGGTCACCTCTGGATGGTCCACGCGGGAGCCGTCGCCGATGACCGGGGCCGCGTGATCCTCTTCTCCGGTCGGTCCGGCATGGGCAAGACCACGCTCATGTCGCGTCTCGCGCGCGAGTACGCCTACGTCAGCGACGAGAGCGTCGGCGTCACCGCAGAGGGCGGGGTCGTGGCCTACCGCAAGCCGCTGTCGATCATCGACGATGTCGCGCGGGCCAAGCGACAGCTGTCTCCGCGCAGCCTGGGGCTGCGGGATCTGCCCGACGCACCTCTGCGGCTGCACGCCATCGTGGCTCTCGATCGCCTGAGCGGCGACGCGCCGCCGCGACTCGTCGAGCTTCCCGTCGACGAGGCCGTCGCCGCCCTCGCCCCGCAGTGCAGCTATCTCGGCGAGCTCACGGCGCCCCTGCAGACCCTCATCGGCCACATCCAGGGGACGGGAGGCGCGCTCGGCCTGCGCTATCGCGAGGCCGAAGAGGTACTCCCCCTCGTGCGAGCCCTATTCGACACCGAGCGGGCGGCCCTGCCGGGTGCCATCGCGCTGAATGTTCCCCTCGCCCGGAACAATCGCCATCGCACCGACGTGCACCCCTTCCGCCGGACGCCGGTTCAGGATGCCGTCGAGCTCGACGGGCGTCTGGCGCTGCTGACGAGAGCTCCTGACGACCAGACCACCGTGCACCTCCTCGACGGGATCGGCCCCACCCTGTGGCTCGCCGCCGACGGCGCCTCGTTCGACGAACTCGTCACCGCCGCCGTGGAGACCCATGGGGCACCGGACGGGGGCGACGCGCGGGCGTCGGTTCGGCAGACTCTCGACTCGCTGCTCGACGTGGGGCTGCTCACGGGGCCGCGTCACAGCGACGATCACGGCTGA
- a CDS encoding helix-turn-helix domain-containing protein: protein MTASTLIRAARKSQRLTQKQLADRTQIDQSRVSRSEGGRDTEFGTVERLLAGAGHRLYSAPTQRDDAATAAEEIRHRLAEGQRDRALRALLQLNDNLLAERGLVRGILGLAEPASTLDRAWDAALAGLVAWRLREGGLPAPEWVSDPSRYLRAPATLDVDPADPTPPPSEVPDEFAERGVLVWRDTFASV from the coding sequence ATGACTGCCTCGACGCTCATCCGCGCCGCCCGCAAGAGCCAGCGACTCACTCAGAAGCAACTCGCAGACCGCACTCAGATCGACCAGAGCCGCGTTTCCCGGTCAGAGGGCGGGCGAGATACCGAATTCGGCACGGTGGAGCGACTGCTCGCCGGCGCAGGGCATCGGCTGTACTCCGCACCGACCCAGCGTGACGACGCGGCGACTGCGGCTGAAGAGATTCGGCATCGGCTAGCGGAAGGGCAGAGGGACCGCGCTCTTCGCGCGCTCCTGCAACTCAACGACAATCTTCTCGCCGAGCGAGGGTTGGTGCGAGGGATTCTCGGCTTGGCCGAGCCTGCATCGACGCTGGATCGAGCGTGGGATGCTGCGCTCGCGGGTCTCGTCGCCTGGCGGCTGCGAGAGGGAGGACTCCCCGCACCCGAGTGGGTTTCAGATCCGAGCCGGTATCTCCGTGCGCCCGCGACGCTCGACGTCGACCCGGCCGACCCGACTCCGCCCCCGTCGGAGGTGCCAGACGAGTTCGCCGAGCGCGGTGTGCTCGTCTGGCGTGACACCTTCGCGAGCGTGTGA
- a CDS encoding DUF5684 domain-containing protein: MLTSSPSSITEQTSLFALSATNSLLAIAVYVVLVVALWRVFTKAGYAGWLAIIPLVNVVYLTKIAGFSGWFALLYLVPIVGFVFHIIVSLRVGRAFGHGWFFSLALLVVFHVIGYLILGFSGDKYRAERLS, translated from the coding sequence ATGCTGACTTCGAGCCCGTCCTCCATCACCGAGCAGACCTCGCTCTTCGCGCTCAGCGCGACCAACTCGCTCCTCGCCATCGCCGTGTACGTCGTGCTGGTCGTCGCGCTCTGGCGTGTCTTCACCAAGGCGGGGTATGCCGGGTGGCTGGCGATCATCCCCCTCGTGAACGTCGTCTACCTCACCAAGATCGCCGGGTTCTCGGGCTGGTTCGCGCTGCTCTACCTGGTGCCGATCGTCGGTTTCGTCTTCCACATCATCGTGTCGCTGCGGGTGGGCCGCGCCTTCGGCCACGGGTGGTTCTTCTCGCTCGCTCTGCTCGTGGTGTTCCACGTCATCGGCTACCTCATCCTCGGCTTCAGCGGCGACAAGTACCGCGCCGAGCGTCTGAGCTGA
- a CDS encoding RtcB family protein, translating to MQKLTERLVSWASLIDDKTIEQARTSSRMPFIYPHLALMPDAHLGLGATVGSVIPTLGAIMPAAVGVDIGCGMIAVKTQFTSSDLAGRDLAELRQQIERAIPLSAGRDNRKIVATAEPRVAELESLAEKAEFDPAKYAGHWRHQLGSLGSGNHFIEISLDENDDVWMFLHSGSRGVGNRIAQHHIKVAQRLAKQWWIELPHPDLAYLVEGTPEFTRYIRELRWAQHFALLNREEMMDRVANQLGRFLDTTVEERERINCHHNFTESERHFGKRVWVSRKGAIMADEGRPGLIPGSMGTASYVVEGRGNPVALNSSPHGAGREYSRSAARKTFTHEHLRDAMAGIEYRDTDAFIDEIPQAYKPIDRVMADAADLVSVRHTLRQIVNVKGD from the coding sequence ATGCAGAAGCTCACCGAACGACTGGTGTCGTGGGCGAGCCTGATCGATGACAAGACCATCGAACAGGCCCGTACCTCGTCACGCATGCCGTTCATCTACCCCCACCTCGCCCTCATGCCCGACGCCCACCTGGGCCTGGGTGCGACGGTCGGGTCGGTCATCCCGACTCTCGGAGCGATCATGCCCGCGGCCGTCGGGGTCGACATCGGCTGCGGCATGATCGCGGTCAAGACGCAGTTCACGTCGTCCGATCTGGCCGGTCGCGACCTCGCGGAGCTGCGCCAGCAGATCGAGCGTGCCATCCCGCTGTCGGCCGGTCGCGACAACCGCAAGATCGTCGCCACCGCCGAGCCGCGCGTGGCCGAGCTCGAGTCGCTCGCCGAGAAGGCCGAATTCGACCCCGCGAAGTACGCCGGTCACTGGCGTCACCAGCTCGGTTCGCTGGGCAGCGGCAACCACTTCATCGAGATCTCGCTCGACGAGAACGACGACGTGTGGATGTTCCTGCATTCCGGCTCCCGGGGCGTCGGCAACCGCATCGCGCAGCACCACATCAAGGTCGCGCAGCGTCTGGCGAAGCAGTGGTGGATCGAGCTCCCGCATCCCGACCTGGCGTACCTCGTCGAGGGGACCCCGGAGTTCACGCGCTACATCCGCGAGCTCCGGTGGGCACAGCACTTCGCCCTGCTGAACCGTGAGGAGATGATGGATCGCGTCGCGAATCAGCTCGGACGCTTCCTCGACACGACCGTCGAGGAGCGGGAGCGCATCAACTGCCACCACAACTTCACGGAGTCCGAGAGGCACTTCGGCAAGCGCGTGTGGGTCTCGAGGAAGGGTGCCATCATGGCCGACGAAGGTCGGCCGGGGCTCATCCCCGGGTCGATGGGCACCGCGTCGTACGTCGTCGAGGGGCGCGGCAATCCTGTCGCGCTGAACTCGTCACCGCACGGAGCAGGCCGGGAGTACTCGCGATCGGCGGCCCGCAAGACCTTCACGCACGAGCATTTGCGCGACGCGATGGCGGGCATCGAGTACCGCGACACCGACGCGTTCATCGACGAGATCCCGCAGGCGTACAAGCCGATCGATCGGGTCATGGCGGACGCCGCCGACCTGGTGAGCGTGCGACACACGCTGCGGCAGATCGTCAACGTGAAGGGCGACTGA
- a CDS encoding MarR family winged helix-turn-helix transcriptional regulator codes for MTDVRVVPRESASPTDSAEPSYWYGDEPADRRMRSKAVLESLRVYRAAEVAMRRRTRDSMSMGENELLVLRYLLRDSSRRVRPGELTKYLGLSTASTTAILDRLERSGHLTRAANPDDRRSIFVQATPRADAEVRQTLGTMHDRMLAAVIDMTPEESASVVAFLRRMSDAVDGVAVETPAVDSP; via the coding sequence GTGACAGATGTCCGCGTCGTGCCTCGCGAGAGCGCCTCTCCGACCGACTCCGCTGAGCCGAGCTACTGGTACGGCGACGAACCCGCCGACCGACGTATGCGCAGCAAGGCCGTCCTCGAATCGCTCCGGGTGTACCGCGCGGCCGAGGTCGCGATGCGTCGCCGCACGCGCGACTCGATGTCGATGGGCGAGAACGAGTTGCTCGTTCTGCGTTACCTGCTGCGCGATTCCTCCCGCCGCGTACGACCGGGGGAGTTGACGAAGTACCTGGGTCTGTCGACGGCGTCCACCACGGCCATCCTCGACCGGTTGGAGCGATCCGGGCACCTCACCCGCGCCGCCAATCCCGACGACCGCCGCAGCATCTTCGTGCAGGCGACGCCGCGCGCCGATGCAGAGGTGCGGCAGACCCTGGGCACCATGCACGACCGCATGCTGGCCGCGGTGATCGACATGACACCCGAAGAATCGGCGAGCGTCGTCGCCTTCCTCCGGCGCATGAGCGACGCGGTCGACGGCGTTGCGGTCGAGACCCCGGCGGTCGACTCCCCGTGA
- a CDS encoding DNA-formamidopyrimidine glycosylase family protein codes for MPEGDSVLRLRRRLDAATRGARVVEGELRSGSAAGRSLAGLRIEGYDTHGKHLLTRFDDATTLHTHLRMQGSWTITRAGRSLPTAERERARVRLRFDDGREMWGIDLPVVELVATARERDVIGHLGPDPLRDDWDAAEAVRRLSVRPERTFVAALLDQTRIAGLGNLWVNELAFLRGIHPFAPIGATDLPALVALAARCLRTSATVPGMYQVTTGDRRRGSSHWVAGRAGRPCLRCGTRVHVRAEVADDPERRRTWWCPRCQPVPSGAEVGSPG; via the coding sequence GTGCCCGAGGGTGACAGTGTTCTGCGCCTGCGTCGGCGGTTGGATGCCGCGACGCGCGGGGCGCGCGTGGTCGAGGGCGAGTTGCGTTCCGGTTCGGCGGCCGGCAGGTCGCTCGCGGGGCTGCGGATCGAGGGGTACGACACCCACGGCAAACACCTGCTCACCCGGTTCGACGATGCCACCACCCTGCACACGCACCTGCGCATGCAGGGCAGCTGGACGATCACGCGCGCCGGTCGCTCCCTGCCGACGGCCGAGCGCGAGCGGGCGCGCGTGCGTCTGCGCTTCGACGACGGCCGGGAGATGTGGGGCATCGACCTCCCCGTCGTCGAGCTCGTCGCGACGGCCCGCGAGCGCGACGTGATCGGTCACCTGGGCCCCGATCCGCTGCGCGACGACTGGGATGCCGCCGAGGCGGTGCGCCGGCTGTCGGTGCGGCCGGAGCGCACGTTCGTCGCCGCCCTGCTCGACCAGACGCGCATCGCCGGTCTCGGCAACCTGTGGGTGAACGAACTCGCCTTCCTGCGCGGCATCCATCCCTTCGCGCCGATCGGGGCGACGGATCTGCCTGCGCTGGTGGCCCTCGCCGCGCGGTGCCTGCGGACGTCGGCGACCGTGCCGGGGATGTACCAGGTGACGACGGGCGACCGACGCCGTGGTTCGTCGCACTGGGTGGCGGGCCGTGCGGGACGCCCGTGTCTGCGGTGCGGTACCCGGGTCCACGTGCGCGCCGAGGTGGCCGACGACCCCGAGCGACGGCGCACCTGGTGGTGCCCGCGGTGCCAGCCGGTGCCCTCGGGCGCCGAGGTCGGATCACCGGGGTAG